In the Leptolyngbyaceae cyanobacterium genome, one interval contains:
- a CDS encoding PAS domain S-box protein, which translates to MSSPLGYSSDLDPPIESEDPTQQSLRDRQLRMLFEIALDAIAILDDRGRYLDVNPAACQLFGLQRDELLGRCISEFAEPGYDFPAAWQEFLQQEKARGDFRLVRTDGEIRIVEYAATANFLPDRHLSVMRDVTERKQAQAQVEKLTRQLAQTQAKLQEAGIEPPCITTPSESNPLEQIARHIPGVIYQFRMRPDGTFHFPYASEGVREIYGVSPEEVREDTSKVFAIIHSEDLDRLNQSILESAEHLTPWYCEYRVCLPDGRMLWLVGDATPQREPDGSTLWHGYIRDITDSKKAEAYNQRLLAILESTSDLVGTADLTGKALYLNQAWRNLFDNNEDTIANVEISTSHPKWALDIIFNQGLPEAARSGIWRGETAIVDRTGHEVPVSQVILAHKSAEGKVEYFSTILRDITESKVTELALRNSLKQLSDIKFALDRAALKLIETTQLQQAILDSANYTIISTDTNGIIKTFNAAAQRLLGYSSAEVVDKLTPAIIHDFEEIKQRATELTAELGQPITPGFEVFVAKARLGIVDEYEWSYIRKDGSRFPVQLSVTALRDRDGKITGFLGIGQDITDRKEAEKKLRQNELKYHQILDAITDMVLVKGPQSRIVWANKAFRDYYGLTNDELKDMIDAPFNEPDYTLQYIRDDAYVFETGQSLEIEEPVTRYDGKVQIFNTIKSVIRNETGEKILTVGVSRDISDRKCAEVELIQAQAELKEAEKFLRSIYEGVGCLIFVVDVTENREILYSGWSLSAEKATATAAADIIGKTPEFVFGLTEGAAVRQKYLRCIESGTSITYEECIILNDRATWCLTTLNPIKNSENKISRIVGTSIDISDRKRQEQALLLIVEGTAAKTGEEFFKSCVQYLAQVLQVRYASIAEFVDAEKSIAKTLAFWAGDDFADNFTYNLAGTPCKNVASNIEVCRYENSVQRLFPEDDYLVDLQAESYAGLSIIDADGNHLGLLAVLDTKPMVRDLEMQSAILRIFATRAGAELERIKAEAAVRKSEIQLRLQSEELEKTIKKLQNTQTQLIQAEKMSSLGQLVAGIAHEINNPVSFIYSNIQPAADYANDLIKLIHLYQKHYHNPPQAIANLTEDMDFDYLVNDFSKLLESMKNGATRIRDIVKSLRTFSRLDEADLKEIDIHENIESTLEILQNRLNGRAVKPEINVTKNYGKLPPIECYGGLLNQVFMNLLVNAIDAIEQRRQSLENTEKLDYIGTIAITTCITSEDLVTISIHDNGCGMATQVKEKIFNPFFTTKPVGKGTGMGLAISYQIITENHQGHLQCFSTLGKGTEFRIELPVRNHQ; encoded by the coding sequence ATGTCATCCCCATTAGGATATAGTTCTGACCTCGATCCCCCCATTGAGTCAGAAGATCCGACCCAGCAGTCTCTCAGAGATCGTCAATTGCGGATGTTGTTTGAGATAGCTTTGGATGCGATCGCGATCCTGGACGATCGAGGGCGTTACCTAGATGTCAACCCCGCCGCCTGCCAATTATTTGGCTTACAGAGAGATGAACTCCTGGGACGCTGCATCTCTGAGTTTGCGGAACCTGGGTATGATTTCCCAGCCGCATGGCAAGAATTTCTACAACAGGAAAAAGCGCGGGGCGATTTTCGCTTGGTGCGGACTGATGGGGAAATCCGCATTGTGGAATACGCCGCAACAGCAAACTTTTTACCCGATCGCCATCTTTCCGTAATGCGAGATGTTACAGAACGCAAACAAGCACAGGCGCAAGTCGAAAAACTTACCCGTCAACTTGCACAAACCCAAGCTAAATTACAAGAGGCAGGCATTGAACCCCCGTGCATAACTACCCCCTCAGAGAGTAATCCCTTAGAGCAAATTGCCCGCCACATTCCTGGAGTTATTTATCAGTTTCGGATGCGTCCTGATGGGACTTTCCATTTTCCCTACGCCAGCGAAGGGGTGCGAGAGATTTATGGCGTTTCCCCAGAAGAAGTGCGCGAGGATACTTCTAAAGTGTTTGCAATTATTCATTCCGAAGATCTCGATCGCCTCAATCAATCCATTCTCGAATCTGCCGAACACCTTACCCCTTGGTATTGCGAATATCGAGTTTGCTTACCCGATGGACGGATGCTGTGGTTAGTCGGTGATGCTACGCCCCAGCGAGAACCAGATGGCAGTACCCTTTGGCATGGCTATATTCGGGATATCACAGACAGCAAAAAGGCTGAAGCTTACAATCAACGCTTGCTTGCCATTCTCGAAAGCACATCAGATTTAGTCGGAACTGCCGATTTAACGGGTAAAGCTTTGTATCTCAATCAAGCTTGGCGAAATCTGTTTGATAATAATGAAGATACGATCGCCAATGTGGAAATATCTACATCTCATCCCAAGTGGGCTTTAGATATTATCTTCAATCAGGGCTTGCCGGAAGCAGCACGTTCCGGCATTTGGCGCGGCGAGACAGCAATAGTAGATCGAACAGGACACGAAGTCCCTGTTTCTCAAGTAATCCTAGCTCACAAATCAGCTGAAGGAAAAGTCGAATACTTTTCCACGATCCTGCGAGATATTACAGAAAGTAAAGTCACAGAACTCGCTCTCCGCAATTCCCTAAAACAATTATCAGATATTAAATTTGCTTTGGATCGAGCCGCGCTCAAATTAATCGAAACTACCCAGCTACAACAAGCAATTTTAGACAGCGCTAATTACACTATTATTTCAACCGATACAAATGGTATTATCAAAACTTTTAATGCGGCTGCCCAAAGATTATTGGGATATTCATCAGCAGAAGTAGTAGACAAACTTACACCAGCAATTATTCACGATTTTGAAGAAATTAAACAACGCGCCACCGAACTAACCGCAGAACTCGGTCAACCGATTACACCGGGGTTTGAGGTATTTGTTGCTAAGGCACGTTTGGGAATAGTTGACGAATATGAATGGTCTTATATTCGGAAAGATGGTTCTCGATTTCCCGTGCAACTTTCTGTCACGGCTTTACGCGATCGCGACGGAAAAATTACCGGATTTTTGGGTATAGGACAAGATATCACCGATCGCAAAGAAGCCGAAAAGAAACTACGTCAAAACGAACTAAAGTATCATCAAATTCTCGATGCAATTACAGATATGGTGCTGGTTAAAGGGCCTCAATCTCGCATTGTGTGGGCAAACAAGGCATTTCGAGACTATTACGGCTTGACTAACGACGAACTGAAAGATATGATTGATGCTCCGTTTAACGAACCAGATTATACGCTGCAATACATTCGTGATGATGCTTACGTGTTTGAAACTGGGCAATCCCTGGAAATTGAAGAACCTGTTACCCGTTATGATGGCAAGGTGCAGATATTCAACACCATTAAATCAGTAATTCGCAACGAAACGGGCGAGAAAATCTTAACAGTGGGCGTATCTCGCGATATTAGCGATCGCAAATGTGCTGAAGTAGAGCTAATCCAGGCTCAAGCAGAACTAAAAGAGGCAGAGAAATTTCTCCGCAGTATTTATGAAGGAGTCGGCTGTCTCATTTTTGTTGTTGATGTCACTGAGAATAGAGAAATCCTTTATTCAGGTTGGAGCCTTTCAGCTGAAAAGGCAACTGCAACCGCCGCAGCAGACATAATTGGCAAAACTCCAGAATTTGTTTTTGGGCTGACTGAAGGAGCCGCCGTGCGTCAAAAATATTTGCGGTGTATTGAATCTGGAACTTCTATTACTTATGAAGAATGTATCATTTTGAACGATCGAGCAACTTGGTGCTTAACAACACTGAACCCCATCAAAAATAGTGAAAATAAGATTTCGCGAATTGTCGGAACATCCATTGATATTAGCGATCGCAAACGTCAAGAACAAGCTCTCCTCTTAATTGTCGAAGGTACGGCAGCAAAAACAGGCGAAGAATTCTTCAAAAGTTGCGTCCAATATCTCGCCCAAGTATTACAAGTGCGTTATGCTTCGATCGCTGAATTTGTTGACGCAGAAAAGTCGATCGCCAAAACTCTAGCATTTTGGGCTGGAGACGACTTTGCCGATAATTTTACTTACAATCTAGCCGGGACTCCCTGTAAAAATGTTGCGAGTAACATCGAGGTTTGTCGATACGAAAATTCCGTGCAGCGCTTGTTCCCTGAAGACGACTATTTAGTCGATCTTCAAGCCGAAAGTTATGCTGGTTTGTCAATTATAGATGCTGATGGTAATCATTTGGGATTGCTGGCAGTTCTAGACACTAAGCCGATGGTAAGAGATTTAGAAATGCAATCAGCTATCTTGAGAATATTTGCCACTCGTGCTGGTGCTGAACTTGAGCGGATAAAGGCAGAAGCAGCCGTCCGTAAATCAGAAATTCAACTGCGGCTGCAATCTGAAGAATTAGAAAAAACTATCAAAAAATTGCAAAATACTCAAACTCAATTAATTCAAGCGGAAAAAATGTCAAGCTTGGGCCAATTAGTAGCTGGAATTGCCCATGAAATTAATAACCCCGTGAGTTTTATTTATAGCAATATTCAACCGGCTGCTGATTATGCTAATGATTTAATTAAGTTAATTCACCTTTACCAAAAACATTATCATAATCCACCCCAGGCGATTGCTAATTTGACAGAAGATATGGACTTTGATTATCTGGTAAATGATTTTTCTAAGTTGTTGGAATCGATGAAAAATGGTGCTACGCGCATTCGCGATATTGTCAAGTCTCTGCGGACGTTTTCCCGTTTAGACGAAGCTGATTTGAAAGAAATAGATATTCACGAAAATATCGAAAGTACCTTGGAGATTTTACAAAATCGCTTGAATGGTCGAGCGGTAAAACCAGAAATTAATGTCACCAAAAATTATGGGAAATTACCCCCGATCGAATGTTATGGCGGTTTATTAAATCAGGTATTTATGAACTTGTTAGTAAATGCGATCGATGCGATCGAACAACGGCGACAAAGCCTAGAAAATACGGAAAAATTAGATTATATTGGTACGATCGCAATTACGACTTGTATTACTTCTGAAGATCTGGTTACGATCTCCATTCACGATAATGGTTGTGGAATGGCTACCCAAGTTAAAGAAAAAATATTTAATCCCTTTTTTACGACTAAACCTGTCGGTAAAGGTACGGGTATGGGCTTAGCAATTAGCTATCAAATTATCACGGAAAATCATCAAGGTCATTTGCAGTGTTTTTCTACCCTTGGCAAAGGCACTGAGTTTAGAATTGAGTTGCCAGTTCGTAACCATCAATGA
- a CDS encoding solute carrier family 26 protein, which yields MFDKKRIFTRSQKQTWLDRWSNFFPILDWGLHYQQQYFPGDLTAGIVVGTVLIPQAMAYALLAGLPPQIGLYASILPPVVYAFLGTSRLISVAPVALDSLMVAAAVAPLAAENTPEYLGLALLLALMIGAIDILMGVFRLGFLVNFLSQAVISGFISAAAIVIAFSQVKHLLGLKIPQTESFIKLLIYLFQGIAAINLVTLILGILSILMLVYFPKWLAKQLKKQGFHELTIMPLTKSAPLLLVITSSLLVRVFHLDRIAGVKVVGDIPKGLPSLTFPHLDGNAIFTLLPAALAISFVGFMEAYSVGKFLASKKRQKVDANQEFIALGAANISAAFTGGYPITGGLSRSSVNFSANANTPLASIITSAIIALTVMFLTPLFYFLPQACLAAIIVMAVSNLFDVATLKRLWLYNKADAIAWLAAFFAVLITSVEKGILFGAAVSIILHLWRTSKPHIAIVGRVGNTEHFRNVLRHDVKTCPHVLAVRVDASLYFVNTKYLEDYLLKAVSDRPDVKYLLLICSAVNSIDGSALETLKSLILDLKTRGIEFYMSEVKGPVMDGLLKIGFFEEIGKDNIFLTTDQAMRFLECV from the coding sequence ATGTTTGATAAAAAAAGGATATTTACGCGGTCTCAAAAGCAAACTTGGTTGGATCGCTGGAGTAATTTTTTTCCGATTTTGGATTGGGGTTTACATTATCAGCAACAATATTTTCCTGGTGATTTAACTGCCGGAATCGTGGTTGGTACGGTGTTGATTCCCCAAGCAATGGCGTATGCTTTGTTAGCGGGTTTACCTCCTCAAATTGGCTTGTATGCTAGTATTTTACCGCCAGTTGTTTATGCTTTTCTCGGTACCAGTCGTCTGATTTCCGTTGCACCTGTAGCGTTGGATTCCTTGATGGTAGCAGCAGCAGTTGCACCTCTAGCGGCTGAAAATACGCCAGAATATTTAGGATTAGCATTATTGCTGGCGTTAATGATTGGTGCGATCGACATTTTAATGGGTGTCTTTCGGTTAGGGTTTTTGGTGAATTTTCTCAGTCAAGCGGTAATTTCTGGCTTTATCAGCGCTGCTGCGATCGTGATTGCTTTTAGTCAAGTTAAACATTTGCTAGGATTGAAAATTCCCCAAACAGAATCTTTTATTAAGTTATTAATTTATCTTTTTCAAGGGATTGCAGCGATTAATTTAGTTACGCTGATATTGGGTATTTTAAGTATCTTGATGTTAGTTTATTTTCCGAAATGGTTGGCAAAACAACTCAAAAAACAGGGATTTCACGAGTTAACAATTATGCCACTTACTAAAAGTGCGCCGCTGCTTTTGGTAATTACCAGTTCGTTGCTAGTTAGGGTTTTTCACCTGGATCGAATTGCTGGAGTAAAAGTAGTTGGCGACATTCCGAAAGGCTTACCATCTCTCACGTTTCCTCATCTTGATGGAAATGCTATATTTACATTACTCCCGGCAGCTTTAGCAATTAGCTTTGTCGGTTTCATGGAAGCCTATTCAGTTGGTAAATTTTTGGCTAGTAAGAAACGACAAAAAGTTGATGCAAATCAGGAATTTATTGCTTTGGGGGCAGCAAACATTAGTGCGGCTTTTACGGGGGGATATCCGATTACGGGAGGGTTGAGTCGATCGAGCGTGAACTTTTCAGCTAATGCCAATACTCCTTTAGCATCGATAATTACTTCAGCCATCATTGCACTTACTGTCATGTTTTTGACGCCGTTGTTTTACTTTTTACCACAAGCTTGTTTAGCGGCAATTATCGTGATGGCAGTGAGTAATTTGTTCGACGTAGCAACGCTGAAACGCTTGTGGCTGTATAATAAGGCGGATGCGATCGCATGGCTGGCTGCATTTTTTGCCGTCCTCATCACCAGCGTAGAAAAAGGGATTTTGTTCGGTGCAGCAGTATCAATTATATTACATTTATGGCGTACCAGCAAACCACATATTGCGATTGTTGGTAGAGTAGGAAACACCGAGCATTTTCGCAATGTTTTGCGCCATGATGTTAAAACTTGTCCTCATGTTTTAGCCGTTCGAGTTGACGCCAGCCTTTATTTTGTAAATACTAAATATTTGGAAGATTACTTGCTCAAAGCAGTCAGCGATCGTCCAGATGTAAAATACTTATTACTGATATGTAGTGCAGTAAATTCCATCGATGGCAGTGCCTTAGAAACTCTAAAAAGTTTGATTCTTGATTTAAAGACAAGAGGAATTGAATTTTATATGTCTGAAGTTAAAGGCCCAGTGATGGATGGATTGCTAAAAATTGGATTTTTTGAAGAAATAGGCAAAGATAATATTTTCCTTACTACCGATCAAGCAATGCGTTTTTTGGAATGTGTATAA
- a CDS encoding MBL fold metallo-hydrolase, which translates to MLFRQLYDNETSTYTYLIADENTKEAALVDPVIEQVERDLKLIEELGLTLRYCLETHIHADHVTGTGKLRERTNCEGVVPENAQAACANRFIKDGEVIQLGDIEIKAIATLGHTDSHMSYLVNQDRVLTGDSLFIRGCGRTDFQSGNAGLMYDHVTEKLFTLPDETLVYPGHDYRGHLVSTISEEKQYNPRFLGKDRASFIEQMNNLNLPNPKKIAEAVPANQKCGNVPAMAEV; encoded by the coding sequence ATGTTATTTCGCCAATTGTACGACAACGAAACCAGCACTTATACTTATTTAATTGCTGACGAAAATACCAAAGAAGCAGCTTTAGTCGATCCGGTAATCGAGCAAGTGGAACGGGATTTGAAATTGATCGAAGAATTGGGATTAACTTTGCGTTATTGTTTGGAAACGCACATTCACGCCGATCACGTTACCGGAACTGGTAAGTTGCGGGAACGCACAAACTGCGAGGGAGTAGTACCGGAAAACGCACAAGCGGCTTGTGCTAATCGGTTTATTAAAGATGGAGAAGTTATTCAACTAGGGGATATTGAAATAAAAGCGATCGCAACTTTAGGGCACACCGACAGCCATATGTCTTATTTGGTGAATCAAGACAGAGTGCTGACAGGAGATTCTCTATTTATTCGCGGTTGTGGAAGGACGGATTTCCAAAGCGGTAATGCCGGTTTGATGTACGATCACGTAACAGAAAAATTATTTACACTTCCCGATGAAACATTAGTTTATCCGGGTCACGATTATCGAGGACATTTGGTATCTACAATTAGCGAAGAAAAGCAATATAATCCTCGGTTTTTAGGTAAAGATAGAGCAAGTTTTATCGAACAAATGAATAACCTGAATTTGCCGAATCCTAAGAAGATTGCCGAAGCAGTACCCGCTAACCAAAAATGTGGAAATGTTCCAGCAATGGCAGAAGTTTGA
- a CDS encoding FAD/NAD(P)-binding oxidoreductase — translation MLSQTPALSETPAIIKTLRHQIVFIGGGSAGLTTASLLLKKNKSLDIAIIEPSNKQYYQPGWTMTSGGVFQIEDTVRNKRDFIPSQATWIEDRVIKLDPDNNAVITKTGILVKYDYLIVCPGIQLDWHLIKGLPEALGKNGVTSNYSPQYPSYTWELIKNFSGGNALFTFPNTPVKCGGAPQKVMYMADDTFRKTGVRQRTNVMFFTPATKMFAVPEYSELLDKVVKEREIDVKFRHDLKEIKAATKEAVFDIFDDRGVVVDEITHQYEMIHVAPPQSAPDFIKQSPLAVPDSPYGWVDVDKYTLQHNRYANVFSLGDASALPTSKTAAAARKQAPIVAENLLALINSKPLLHKYDGYTCCPLITGYGKTIMAEFNGYTGTPVCSFPLNPIKERWIMWQMKTTVLPWIYWHRMLKGEQFEGDYIKFMQWKN, via the coding sequence ATGCTATCTCAAACACCCGCTTTATCCGAAACACCCGCCATCATCAAAACATTACGCCACCAAATCGTTTTTATAGGAGGCGGATCTGCCGGACTTACCACAGCATCTCTATTATTAAAAAAGAACAAATCCCTGGATATTGCCATTATCGAGCCATCGAACAAACAATATTATCAACCCGGTTGGACGATGACAAGCGGCGGAGTATTTCAGATTGAAGATACAGTTAGGAATAAACGAGATTTTATCCCATCACAAGCTACATGGATCGAAGACCGAGTGATTAAATTAGATCCGGATAACAATGCAGTGATTACCAAAACAGGTATCTTAGTTAAATATGATTACTTAATTGTTTGTCCCGGTATTCAATTAGATTGGCATTTAATTAAAGGACTGCCCGAAGCACTAGGCAAAAATGGCGTTACCAGTAACTATTCTCCTCAATACCCATCTTATACATGGGAATTAATTAAAAATTTCTCCGGTGGCAATGCCTTATTCACCTTTCCCAACACGCCAGTTAAATGTGGTGGTGCGCCGCAAAAAGTCATGTATATGGCAGATGACACCTTCCGCAAAACGGGAGTTCGCCAGCGCACGAACGTGATGTTTTTCACCCCAGCCACTAAAATGTTTGCGGTTCCAGAATATTCGGAATTATTAGATAAAGTCGTCAAAGAACGGGAAATCGATGTTAAGTTTCGGCACGACTTGAAAGAAATTAAAGCCGCCACAAAAGAAGCAGTTTTCGATATTTTTGACGATCGAGGTGTTGTTGTCGATGAAATCACTCACCAATATGAAATGATTCACGTCGCACCGCCCCAAAGCGCTCCTGATTTTATTAAACAAAGTCCTTTAGCAGTACCGGATAGCCCCTACGGTTGGGTAGATGTGGATAAATACACCCTTCAACACAATCGATATGCCAACGTATTTAGCTTAGGAGATGCTTCTGCATTACCAACTTCCAAAACGGCAGCAGCAGCACGCAAACAAGCACCGATCGTAGCAGAAAATTTACTAGCTTTAATCAATTCAAAACCTTTATTACATAAGTATGATGGCTATACTTGCTGTCCTTTAATCACTGGCTATGGCAAGACAATTATGGCCGAATTTAATGGTTATACTGGCACGCCTGTTTGTAGTTTTCCTCTCAATCCAATCAAAGAACGCTGGATTATGTGGCAGATGAAAACCACTGTTTTACCTTGGATTTATTGGCATCGAATGCTGAAAGGCGAACAGTTTGAGGGAGATTACATTAAGTTTATGCAGTGGAAAAATTGA
- a CDS encoding ssl1498 family light-harvesting-like protein: protein MYTIDEKGILNNYAVEPPIYYAQYPSPEQQQRYLLQGATAILFVSVLVLTAFGIS from the coding sequence ATGTATACGATCGACGAAAAAGGCATTCTGAACAACTACGCAGTTGAACCTCCCATCTACTACGCACAGTACCCTTCACCAGAACAACAACAGCGTTATCTTCTGCAAGGTGCAACCGCTATTTTGTTCGTTAGCGTATTAGTCTTAACCGCATTTGGTATTAGCTAA
- a CDS encoding NAD(P)/FAD-dependent oxidoreductase, translating to MIDVAEKQSPHHIVIVGGGFGGLYAAQALCRASVKVTLVDRRNFHLFQPLLYQVATGSLSPADISSPLRAVLSKNENTKVLLAEVKDIDPQEQKVITNSGELTYDSLIIATGVSHHYFGNDGWERVAPGLKTIENALEIRRRIFLAFEAAEKEPDLEKRRAWLTFVIVGGGPTGVELAGAIAELAYSTLKKDFRDIDTTETKILLLEGMDRILPPYPPELSEKAEKSLQKLGVTVQTKTLVTNIDDNIVTMKQGDNIEQIPARTILWAAGVKASPMGKVLAQRTGVELDRVGRVVVESDLSIAGYPNIFVIGDLANFSHQNGKPLPGIASVAMKQGEYVAKLIKQRLSEQTIPAFHYVDTGSLAVIGRNAAVVNLGYVKLSGFIAWLIWVFVHIYYLIEFDNKLVVMIQWAWNYFTRKRGARLITGDESIGRVGVDAQGDYYAPTQSKSPVKV from the coding sequence ATGATAGACGTAGCAGAAAAACAGTCTCCTCATCATATCGTAATTGTCGGTGGCGGCTTTGGCGGACTTTATGCTGCCCAAGCACTTTGCCGTGCCTCCGTGAAAGTAACTTTAGTCGATCGACGCAACTTTCATTTGTTTCAACCACTACTTTATCAAGTAGCAACGGGGAGCTTGTCGCCTGCGGATATTTCTTCTCCTCTTCGTGCTGTATTGAGTAAAAACGAGAATACAAAAGTTTTACTGGCAGAAGTAAAAGATATTGACCCCCAAGAGCAGAAAGTAATTACTAATAGTGGCGAGTTGACTTATGATAGTTTAATTATTGCCACTGGCGTCAGCCACCACTATTTTGGTAATGACGGCTGGGAAAGAGTTGCACCGGGCTTGAAAACGATCGAAAATGCCCTAGAAATTCGGCGGCGCATTTTTTTAGCCTTTGAAGCGGCAGAAAAAGAACCAGATTTAGAAAAACGCCGTGCTTGGTTGACTTTCGTGATTGTGGGAGGAGGGCCGACGGGTGTAGAATTAGCAGGTGCGATCGCAGAACTTGCCTACAGCACCCTCAAAAAAGATTTCCGCGACATCGACACCACCGAAACCAAAATTTTGTTACTAGAAGGAATGGATCGCATTTTGCCTCCTTATCCGCCAGAACTATCAGAAAAAGCCGAAAAATCCCTGCAAAAATTAGGCGTTACCGTCCAAACAAAAACCCTTGTTACTAATATTGATGACAACATAGTAACCATGAAGCAAGGGGATAATATCGAACAAATTCCCGCCCGCACGATATTATGGGCGGCTGGCGTAAAAGCTTCCCCGATGGGAAAAGTGTTAGCCCAACGCACGGGGGTAGAACTAGACAGAGTAGGGCGCGTCGTAGTCGAATCCGACTTGAGTATAGCGGGTTATCCCAATATTTTTGTCATCGGGGATTTAGCGAACTTTTCCCATCAAAATGGGAAACCGCTACCAGGAATTGCTTCGGTAGCGATGAAACAAGGAGAATATGTCGCCAAATTAATCAAACAGCGCCTTTCCGAACAAACTATTCCCGCCTTTCATTATGTTGATACTGGTAGTTTAGCCGTGATTGGTAGAAATGCGGCGGTTGTTAACTTGGGCTACGTAAAATTATCCGGTTTTATAGCTTGGCTGATTTGGGTATTCGTTCACATTTACTATTTGATTGAATTTGACAACAAATTAGTCGTGATGATTCAATGGGCGTGGAATTATTTCACCCGCAAACGAGGTGCGCGTTTGATTACAGGTGACGAATCAATTGGTAGGGTGGGAGTTGATGCCCAAGGAGATTATTATGCACCAACTCAAAGTAAATCTCCTGTAAAAGTTTAG